A DNA window from Rhineura floridana isolate rRhiFlo1 chromosome 11, rRhiFlo1.hap2, whole genome shotgun sequence contains the following coding sequences:
- the LOC133367756 gene encoding olfactory receptor 14A16-like produces the protein MDVKEQSIANQSSLTEFLLLEFSEVRELQILYFFVFLAFYLATVIGNLLIISAVASDYRLHTPMYFFLMNLAMQDLGQASVIIPKSMANSLMNTRHISYLGCATQVLLHVFFSASNFSLLTVMAYDRYVAICNPLQYEMLMNKKACIQMVASVWITGFLYGVLNTGGTFASPFCSNVVNQFFCEIPQLLKLACSDLYLIETGVIVLSVFISLGCFIFIIITYVHIFTAVLRKPSTEGRQKAFSTCLPHLIVVSIYLFTGYFAFLRLPSDSSLHLDLAFAVLYSLVPPLLNPVIYSMRNKEIKSSLSKLLGLRHSSKNLFFFV, from the coding sequence ATGGATGTGAAGGAGCAAAGCATAGCTAATCAATCCTCTCTGACAGAATTTCTTCTCCTGGAATTCTCAGAGGTTCGGGAACTGCAGATTCTGTACTTCTTTGTGTTCCTTGCTTTTTACCTGGCAACAGTTATCGGGAATCTTCTCATCATCTCTGCAGTCGCCTCTGACTATCGCCTGCACACCCCCATGTACTTCTTCCTGATGAACTTAGCCATGCAGGACCTGGGCCAAGCTTCAGTCATTATCCCCAAATCCATGGCCAATTCTCTCATGAATACCAGACACATTTCATACTTGGGGTGTGCTACTCAAGTCCTCTTACATGTTTTCTTTTCAGCATCAAATTTCTCTCTTCTCACCGTCATGGCATATGATCGGTATGTTGCTATTTGTAATCCATTACAGTATGAAATGTTGATGAATAAGAAAGCCTGCATCCAAATGGTTGCTAGTGTATGGATCACTGGCTTTCTCTATGGAGTGTTAAACACAGGAGGCACCTTTGCATCCCCTTTTTGCTCCAATGTTGTCAATCAGTTTTTCTGTGAAATCCCACAGTTACTTAAGCTGGCTTGCTCTGATTTGTATCTAATTGAAACTGGAGTTATTGTGTTAAGTGTTTTCATTAGCTTAGGATGTTTTATCTTCATCATTATAACCTACGTGCACATCTTCACTGCAGTGCTGAGGAAACCCTCCACTGAAGGAAGGCAAAAGGCCTTCTCAACATGCCTTCCCCACCTCATTGTTGTCTCCATATATTTATTCACTGGATATTTTGCCTTCCTCAGGCTGCCCTCTGATAGTTCATTGCATCTGGATTTAGCATTTGCAGTGCTATATTCCTTGGTTCCACCTTTATTGAATCCAGTAATCTAtagcatgagaaacaaagagataaAAAGTTCTCTGTCAAAGCTATTGGGTTTAAGACACTCTTCTAAGAATTTGTTCTTTTTTGTGTAG